The genomic stretch cagtcgaccgatcggcgaatttaagatcctaacgaacaattatgctcgatgtttgaacaaaaacaaacactaagttgaacaatattttaatactttaccgtagacatgaggcattaaattccaacataatccatgcacacattcactgctgtttcataatcaagattaatccggttttgacacaaagggatgttgattacacaaggtacttaactgacacgttacacttctttaaaacgcgtgtgcagtacagctgtatcgaatgtgttgacttcgtttatgtagaatggtaatgaattagcgctaattgtttataactttattacccattaggtgcattgtgtttttcaggggtgttgcatattagccatcacgcagcgaatgccgatgaaagacaataaaccaaatgaaaagatgacgatgtgtgatcaacatgcgtatttatcacaaattaatcaagaatattttaattgctgattgttgtttgattgtttgcgtttaaccacacttattactattttatatgtatcaatttatttatttttaaattattgacattattgatttatatacgggtagtttactttttaagaatgAACACatacatagagtttataattttaatgttgatatcagaataaaaaagcattttatttggaaaaaaaacacttaacaatctggaacctctttcgtataacacaaacagtttttaaacggtattgacagcattttaataaaaatcataccaacaaGAACACATaaccaagaaaataaacaaaagtgactagtttgatttgTTATttgatagaataagactaattggcaattggcttcgttgttacaaacactcgttaacggttattcgataccacttgtccgctaatcataacaatgaacgtgtgaatggcatacattaagagggtccattactgtccctcaataacaaaagactagttaattggcatgtgacaaacaggtcccacctcctgcagtgattctcaagtgtgttcccgcattcgtaccacgatttttcgcaactgcgattgatcgcgaatatgtattacacacaaatcggatattgactgacgcattttttttaaattcaaaataaaaaatcggcgaatttaagtgctgacgaaatcgtcattttaataaaaatgacgaaattttgtgctgtcgaaaataaatggtttcacagtattttgtAGGCTTATTTGCGGGAAAAACGTTTCATAGCACTAAAATGAAATCAATCATGAATAAACAAAGATCTGACATACCATCAAAAGCAATGATCAATAAagttgatatcattttaaataatttgatttttagacacaaaaagaaataaatatcaccgttattttcatgcactgtccaatttttcattaaaatatgtatttaagtagATTTGAGCttcaaattttgttttcaatccTTTTAAGACAATTAATTACTAAGAAACAATTGATATTGGCAGCAAGAGATCTTGCATTTTTTCATGTTATGTCTTaagttgttttacaaaaagtgcTTGACCTTGAAAATGCTTAAAAGTGCTTAAATTTTGACTGCAAATTTCAGTACGATCCTGACCGACTTTGATGTTTTATGATAACATGCAACTCATATGATTTGATAATGTGTCTTATACTGTTACTGTCATATGAGGTCAAGAACTGATAGCTCAAATGTTTATCTGTAAACGGTACAGACCAAAGTATTATATTAGTTGATTTAAGCCACCAGCGGGAGAGGTGTACTTTAATGAGTATAGATTTCTaaagaatatttataataaagtgAACAAGATGGCTTCGTTTTCTCTGTCAACTGTGGGTAAAGGCTCTGATTCGTTTACAGACTTTTGTTGTTCGCCATGTCTAGAGCACAAAATTGACCAGTGGGCCGAGTTTTACTGTGATAACTGTGTaaaattttattgtgaaaaatgcaTAAACCTGCATGGTCAGTTGTTTGGAAAACATGTGACATATGGAAGGGGAGAGACAAGTAAGTGGCCAGTGTGCAAGGAAGTGGAGGATTTCATCCAGAAATGTGACCTTCATGAAGACCGACGGTTAGAGATGTTTTGtaatgaccacagtcagctgtgctgcactaGTTGTGTTTTTGTCAATCACAGGTAATTTAGACATGTATTTgctttcaaatatatttgttttcataaatagaCCTTTCAATCTATCATTATTCATATCAATAttggaaaatgatttttttagtttgattaatttgaataaaattacAATAGTGGCTAATATTAATtatgtgttaatttaaattagaaattgttgtttaaccctttcccactaagaagcaaaatgaaaatggatatttgcaaacagcataaaaccagaacagtctgcaagtaactggctgtctgttcaggttttatgctgtttgctgctcatcagtatttaagcctttaaaacttgaatctagtaaaaaaaaatctttaattaaatgtaactttttaagggactacaaatgcgtgaaaatacgtatctaagtggtaaagggttaagtataaaaatgaataaattccATAGCTACGACTATTTTACTTGAAAAGagcattttgaaaatagtaaaaacataataaatcatGGTTTggacatatttttatttcatggtCATTTACACCACATacacatatttatgttttgttttccttTCAGACAATGTGCTAAAGTCGCGCTTATAACTGAGTCAGTACAAGGACCTCTGCCAGACTTGCAACAACTATCAAGAAATATTCAAACTGTTCTTGAAGATCTGGAGAAACTTCAGAATTATTGGGATACCAGTATGCAGTCTTTGCAGGTTTCATACagcaaacaattaaatgaaatacGGGACACACgccagaaaataaatacaattttagacAACATTGAACAGAATACCATAAAAGAGCTAGAAGATAAGATGGCAAGTCTGAAAGCTTCGATCAAGACTAATGTGGACAATTGCAGCAAGCTTAAAAATGAACTGAAACGACTCAGTGACACAATTCATGACATTGTTGATAAGGGAAAAGCAGAACTCTCGTTTATGGCAAGTAAGAAATgtctgaaaaaaataaatcagTCTGAAACTTATCTGACAGAGAACTTAGTTCAGGTAGAAAGTTCACTGACATTCCAAGCTGACAGTGAAGTTCAACAGCAATTGTCTAAATTGTTAGGTCTGGGCAGGATTGTGGCATGTACTCAGGCTGTGCCTTTACATGGTGACCCAAACAAGGTATTGACTGTGCAAGGAAAGTCAGCATATGATGTGAGCATAGCAAGTGATGTAAGCAAGAGATTCGATATAAGTGGCATCTGTTGTCTCTCAAATGATCAGATCCTAATTGCAGATACTGATAGTAAAAGAGTTAAGCTACTAGATCATCAATACCAGGTGGTGGGACATTGTGATTAAAATGCTTGTCCAATGGACATGTGTCTTATCACACCAAGTGAAGTAGCTGTAGCTGTGTATAATAAGACATATGGGGCTCAGTTTGTCTCGATGAATGATGGGCGGCTGGTTAAGGGCAGGAAGTTACAGTTTCAACATGAATGTTGGGGTATTGCTAATCATCTGCAAGACCTGTATCTGACTTCTGGTACTGCACTTTACAAGTATTCAATGAGTGGAGACCTGCTTAATAAGCTGTATGAGGATACATCAGACGTATGCACAGGTAATATTATGGTGGATATATATgggtatattttgaaataattataaggAATTTTCAAATTTGATAATGCTGTTTACATATTCGCTTAAAGGTCAAAGTGTTTATTTACTTTTGCAATTGCAGATAgttatgttttcaaataatagaCATTATACTTCCACCATAAGTAAATGAAACCTACTCAACAATAATGTCCTTCCTTTGACAATTGTTGTCTTGACTTATTTTCTACTGTTAAGGAGTTTGTATTGGTTTTAGAGATCTTAAATAATTCCATAACAGTATTTATGTCAGCAAGCACTGATTATGTCAGTAAGTACGTTAACTTACTTAGAAATTGTTATTGATGTGTACGTATTTGTGTTTTAGCATAAAATAAGCATTAATTCATAAATGTTTCATTGTAAGGAAAATCATACTCTTTTAATTCAAATAACTAGCTGGTATGAATAAGATGTAACCGAGACTTAATTAACAATGatcctgtaaaaaaaaatctacattgATTCTTCTCTCTTTTACAGTAAATAAGTGTGCAGTGAGTCCGTCAGGTGACAAGATATTAGTTACCAACCTTTCCCACAGCAAGGTTCTCACCCTGGACAGAGATGGCACAGTTCTCCACACCTTTACCGACCGAGACCTGGAATCCCCAGAAGGTATACATATGACTGCCCTTggacaggtgctggtctgtggagggTCATCCAACACTGTCCTACAGCTTGATGGTGAAGGCAAGAAGAAGCTGGCAACTCTTGCTACCGGGAGTGAAGTACTTGATCAACCAatgtcagtctgctacaacaggaACAcagcatccatcattgtgggtCAAACATATGAAACAAACATTCTTGTGATTaaagtaaaatagttttgtttcacaaGATTCAGTacaaatattttagaaacatgTACTTTTCACATGAAGCTTGCCAACAACAAACTCAGATTAAGTGTTATGTTTCATCTCATGATTCACCTGGGTGATTTATTTTGATGCCAAGTAATATCAGATCATTAttagtgtcttgttctgagaaaactggacataatgcatgtgcgtaaagtgtcgtcccagattagcctttgcagttcgcacaggctaatcaggaacgacactttgcgcttaaactagattttcggtaaaaagggacttcctttaaacggaaaataccatttaaacggaaagtgtcgtccctgattagcctgtgcggactgcactgactaatctgggacgacactttatgcacatgcattatgaccagttttcacagaacaagacacattaggTTTTATTGCTGTATTCTCTCTGAATGATTTAATGTGTAGccacaaaatatgaaagcatgcTATCAGTTGTGTCTCAGAATAAATTGCATTGCTCTCATgcatatttttcgtttgaattgTATATAATCTGCGTATTGTTGTTAACTTAATCTATATCTTGGAAATGgcaaatatgtatatacatgcttTACTTGTTGTCATTTGTGATCACTCTACAATTGTTTTGTGTGATTATTATGTATAGTTAAATGAACTGTAGTGTGCAATTTAGGAGAGTTATTactttttcattttattcattaaCTGTAATGATGTGTTctgtttaaagaaatattgaatTTCCTATAGTAACAATTAATACTCTGTACAGATTTCTTCCATCAAAGGTTgtagactttatttttgtttatgacaattatacatgtatttaagtattttaattatgttatttttccTTTACTTTTCCCAATGTTTAGCGAAATAAAGTACTATTCATGATCACATTAACCTTGTTATTTTCTACGGGTGGCGTTGATCGAATACCAAAATCAGAAATTAAATTTTCACATGTACATTCAGTTAAATATTGCATTGCATTAACTACTTTATGCATAAGAGACATTCTTTTTTGTAGTGAAGTACCAAAGGTACAATATCGTTTTAAGACCTGTATATGCATTTACTATTGTGTTATGTTTAATGAACTGTAGACCCATTCCATTTGTGCATATTATCAAacaggttaaccctttgcatgctgggaaatttgtcgtctgctaaaatgtcgtctgctgaatttctaaaattagcattatcttcgatttttgcaaagaatattatcagaatagcaaacaatttggatcctgatgagacgccacgttttgtggcgtctcatctggatccaaactgtttgcaaaggccttcaaaattcggttcccgcactgaaagagttaaacaagtTATAAATCAAAAGCACATAGATAAGCATTAATTAATGCATCAAATTAGGCACaatttctaataaaaaatgaCTGAATATGTGATGTATATCGTTGGTTTGGTAGTGTATTCACAAACCTAAAATGGATAGTTCTTATATAATAACTAATTAACTGTAAAGGTGTACTACtgtcagatgtaattgtttagtACTAATATCTGACACCAAGCTATTTATTCTATGTACAAGTCTTACATGTGGCAGTGTGTGATATGGTAAATGCAgagcgcacaggctaatctgagacgacacttaatccctttcagtgcgggaacccaattttaaaggcctttgcaaacagtttggatccagatgagaagccacagaacgtAGTGTCTCAttgggatccaaactgtttgctattctgatagtattctttgaaaaaaaaattgaagaaaatgctaattttagaaattcagcagacgacattttagcagacgacaaatttcccagcatgcaaagggtaaagcacacgcattaaaccctgtttttccagagtgaggctcatatctTCTCACTTGTGACCTTGGTGATCATATTTCCTGGGGCAGCCACCAGTGTTACATCTGCAAGGAAATGCcaaacacaattaaacaaaatatcctCGCTATACTTTATAAAGATACGTAACTTAGTGATATCTTCTCACTTGTGACCTTGGTGATCATATTTCACAAGGCAGCCATCAGTGTTACATCTGCAAGGAAATGCcaaacacaattaaacaaaatatcctCGCTATACTTTATAAAGATACGGAACTTATTGATATCTTCTCACTTGTGACCTTGGTGATCATATTTCCTGGGGCAGCCTCCAGTGTTGCATCTGCAAGGAAATGCcaaacacaattaaacaaaatatcctTGCTATACTATGTAAAGAGACGGTACTTTTTAACACCTGTGACATTGTGATTGTATGTCACAGTGCAGCCTTGTATTTTATAGCGCAGCCTTGTATTTCACAGTGCAGCCTTGTATTTCACAGCGCAGTATTGTTTTTCACAGTGTAGCCTTGTATTTCACAGCGCAGCCACCAGTGTTACATCTGTCAAGCCAAGTCACGCAGATCACAGAGCTGTACCGACACCGTGTTACCCTCAATGAGGCCGCAAGCTCCATGTTAAAATGTAACACGTGCAATTTGACCTTCAGAGAGCCGCTTGACCTTGAGAAACATCGGCAGCTGCATCTCGACCGCAGGTAGTTTAAACTTATAccttttagctcaattgcattgaaagctGAAGTCTTATGGAAACACTCTatagtccatttcctgggtagaactagtacttgatgtgagataacactttacgcattaagcccagttttcccagaacgctgcTCAAATATCTAGCTTCAATTTGATTCATTATTGTTTCAACTGCTggctttatttcttttttttgcccctggtagggtagcatatagaagttgaactgtctgtcagtccgtcaagtttggcatgcatgtgtatctcatgtccgtccgtctgaaaactttaacattgcccataacttttgcaatattgaagatagcaacttgatatttggcatgcttgtgtatctcatggagctgcacattttgagtggtaaaaggtcaaggtcatccttcaaggtcaaaggtcaaatatatggcttcaaagcagcgcagtagggggcattgtgtttctgataaacacatctcttgttttctatgcccctggtagggtggaatatagcagttgaactatctgtcagtcagtcagtctgtccttccgtccgaaaacgttaacattgcccatcacttttgcaatattgaagatagcaacttgatatttggcatgcatgtgtatctcatggagctgtacattttgagtggtgaaaggtcaaggtcatccttcaaggtcaaatatgtggctttaaagcggcacagtaggtggcattgtgtttctgacaaacacatctcttgttttaatcaTGTGATACCATCTTTCAAATAACCTGGTGCAGGCTTCTGTGCATAAATAAAGTAAATCCTGATTATTGAATTCCTTTCAAGGAGAATGTCTGATTGTTGTTTATAGACAGAAAAATAATTCTATATATAAACTATTGTTTCTCTAGATAACGAAAATTCACATTTGTGTTTGATCAATATaagtgagccttgttctgggaaaagggggtttaattcactgcataaagtgtcatcccacattagcctgtgcagtctttacctggatttttgtcaagaagagtaattctttaaacaaaaaatacaagtttaaattgttatccctgattaacctttgcagactgcacaggctaatctggaacgacactactcccatgcattaaacccccttttcacagaacgtgGTTCATATTATTCTAAAATTCAACTTCCAGGGTATACAAATGCTGTATCTGCCAATACACGTTTTCTGACCTCTACAATTTCCGGTGTCATCTGAGAATACACGACAAGATTGCCACCTACACCTGTGATATGTGTCCCTTTATGGTAAGGCTATTTAAACACTAAATATGTTCAAAAGGTGTGGATAGACTTTTTAGGCTTTGAATGGATAAAAAATATTAGAGTAATGTTAAATCAATAATGTTAATTTAGttgtactttttatgccccccttcgaagaagagaggggtatattgttttgctggatgtctgtcggtAGGCCAgctcatttctgatcaataactcgtcaaaaaattgacctattggcttgatacttcacatgtgtattggccttgaacagtagatgacccctatccaaattggggtcactggttcaaaaagtcaaggtcactatcacattaaGTGTGAAAACCATTACatatcaataactcatcaactaaCTGACTAAttcgcttgatacttcacatgtgcattgggcttgaacagtagatgacccctattgaaattggagtcactaggtcaaaggtcaaattcactgttacaataagtgtgaaaatcatttccaatcaataacttatcaactaattgaccgattggcttgatacttaacatgtgcatttgccttggacagtagatgacccctattgacattggggtgcctaggtcaaagatcaaggtcactgtcacaaatTCACCATTACAATAAGTGTGAATCTTttctaataaaaattataaataacttattaacaaattgaccgatttgcttgatacttcacatgttaaatttgggtcactaggtcaaaggtcaaggtaagtgtcacaataaatgtaaaaatcatttccaatcaataactcgcccacaaattgaccgattagcttgatattttccatgtgcattggacttggaaagtagatgaaccctattaaattggggtcactagttcaaagccctgtttgtgggtcatatgtctccgaccgcagaACTCCTATTTAGATTTCAAATTCTCATGAAAATGCACATTACTTTTATTAGAGTGAGGTGAATTCTCTTTGAAGCAAGCCTGACCTTTTTTTATGTCCTCCAccactataatgggggacatattgtttttgccctgtctgttggttggtttgtgtgtttgtgtgtttgtttgtttgctccaactttaccATTTGCcgtaacttttgcagtattgaagatagcaacttgatatttggcatgcatgtgtatctcatggagctgcacattttgagtggtgaaaggtcaaggtcttctttcaaggtcaaaggtcaaaaaaaaaattaaaaaataaattaaaaaatcaaagcggcgcagaaggggacatagtgtttctgacaaacacatttcttgttgtttttttaatatttcatcaatattatTATATCATAGTTACTAGATAAATATAAGCATAATAAGTGGGgatatgttgttgttttagtatgtGGCTACTTTCATTGTGAAATGTTATTGATATCCCCTTGTAAACTCACAATTGGAaatatgcatgtgcctaaagtgttgtctcagattagcctgtgcagtctacactgactaatcagggacaatacttgcCGCCTTAATGGAATTTgacgtttaaaggaagtcttttcatggcaaaaactgagTTAAATCGAAAAGTAAAGTGTTGACTTGGACAAGCTTGCGCacaaagtctgcacaggcttatcagggatgccACTTTTTGCTGTTATGGAGGTTTTTGTtgtaaggaagtctcttctaaatgaaatccaatctaggcataaagtgttgtccctgtgtgATAAgtctgcgcagactgcacaggctagtctgggacaacactacacacatggcTTAAGCCCAGTGTTATCAAAAGGGAAGCTAAAATATATCTGCGTTTGTGCAGGTGTTTGGAGAGAGGAAGCAGTATATCAGCCACCTAGAGGACCATGAGCTTGCCAAGGACTCGTACATACCTGGACATACCCTACGTCTCCCATGCTTTGTATGCAAAAAGGATTTCCCTGACAGGTATTGGTAGTAGGAATTCTTTAaactaaaccctttcccactcaggagcaaagtgaaaacagctaaatgcaaccagcataaaaccagaacagcctgcaagtagcctgttcaggttttatgctgtttgctgctgaacagtatcttagggttaaaaaacctttaaaatttgaatctattaCCAAAGGTTTTGATtgatgcccccctttgaagaagagggggtatattgtattGGTGGATCTCGGTtggtcggtagaccagttcgtttccgatcaatgacTCTTCAACAAATTggccaattggcttgatacttaaaatgtgcattggccttggacagttgatgacaCCTAGTTATAATACTTTaatattctcaacccatttaccATAACGATGATTTAAAAGAATTGCTTTATTCTATGTCAACTAAAAACTTGTGTAAGTGGTTAAGTCACACACTAATATGATAAAATTATCTCTA from Dreissena polymorpha isolate Duluth1 chromosome 10, UMN_Dpol_1.0, whole genome shotgun sequence encodes the following:
- the LOC127847745 gene encoding zinc finger protein 596-like isoform X7 — its product is MDMCLITPSEVAVAVYNKTYGAQFVSMNDGRLVKGRKLQFQHECWGIANHLQDLYLTSGTALYKYSMSGDLLNKLYEDTSDVCTVNKCAVSPSGDKILVTNLSHSKVLTLDRDGTVLHTFTDRDLESPEGIHMTALGQVLVCGGSSNTVLQLDGEGKKKLATLATGSEVLDQPMSVCYNRNTASIIVAQPPVLHLSSQVTQITELYRHRVTLNEAASSMLKCNTCNLTFREPLDLEKHRQLHLDRRVYKCCICQYTFSDLYNFRCHLRIHDKIATYTCDMCPFMVFGERKQYISHLEDHELAKDSYIPGHTLRLPCFVCKKDFPDRASLRKHQNYYHSEKCFKCALCGKAFVERAKLQRHQITHTGKKEFQCTYCDKSFGLKHNLLAHMNIHTKYKPWECSICRRKFGQKVCLNRHLKVHEGFSVEYL
- the LOC127847745 gene encoding zinc finger protein 596-like isoform X9; the encoded protein is MCRITSSEVAVTVNVFQTHEVQFVSVNDGQLVKGRKLQFQHNCNGIAHNLQDLYLTSSTALYKYSMSGDLLRKLYEDKSGGSTVNKCAVSSSGDKILVTNLSHSKVLTLDRDGTVLHTFTDRDLESPEGIHMTALGQVLVCGGSSNTVLQLDGEGKKKLATLATGSEVLDQPMSVCYNRNTASIIVAQPPVLHLSSQVTQITELYRHRVTLNEAASSMLKCNTCNLTFREPLDLEKHRQLHLDRRVYKCCICQYTFSDLYNFRCHLRIHDKIATYTCDMCPFMVFGERKQYISHLEDHELAKDSYIPGHTLRLPCFVCKKDFPDRASLRKHQNYYHSEKCFKCALCGKAFVERAKLQRHQITHTGKKEFQCTYCDKSFGLKHNLLAHMNIHTKYKPWECSICRRKFGQKVCLNRHLKVHEGFSVEYL
- the LOC127847745 gene encoding zinc finger protein 596-like isoform X8: MCRITSSEVAVTVNVFQTHEVQFVSVNDGQLVKGRKLQFQHNCNGIAHNLQDLYLTSSTALYKYSMSGDLLRKLYEDKSGGSTVNKCAVSPSGDKILVTNLSHSKVLTLDRDGTVLHTFTDRDLESPEGIHMTALGQVLVCGGSSNTVLQLDGEGKKKLATLATGSEVLDQPMSVCYNRNTASIIVAQPPVLHLSSQVTQITELYRHRVTLNEAASSMLKCNTCNLTFREPLDLEKHRQLHLDRRVYKCCICQYTFSDLYNFRCHLRIHDKIATYTCDMCPFMVFGERKQYISHLEDHELAKDSYIPGHTLRLPCFVCKKDFPDRASLRKHQNYYHSEKCFKCALCGKAFVERAKLQRHQITHTGKKEFQCTYCDKSFGLKHNLLAHMNIHTKYKPWECSICRRKFGQKVCLNRHLKVHEGFSVEYL